One Spinacia oleracea cultivar Varoflay chromosome 4, BTI_SOV_V1, whole genome shotgun sequence DNA segment encodes these proteins:
- the LOC110790519 gene encoding uncharacterized protein isoform X2, which yields MAYSLKIGIYVLVTLVICTVIISFFSAVEEYDYEPEIGVIGGHPGQGAEDQGHEGDEEDHGTSADPTHIIDGALVCFHEKHLYSQCDESCILIAKGELHVPHDHVDEFCSGPCLEETNLVLDYIDGIMDHFIFFNKATTQDVRETILDGCGHGDKRRFFDIGEHIEADEGRGIIGSKATKTVLSDILISIIGQIVLLL from the exons ATGGCATACTCACTCAAAATCGGAATATATGTTCTGGTGACTTTAGTTATTTGTACTGTTATTATCAGTTTCTTCTCAG cGGTAGAAGAATATGATTATGAGCCAGAAATTGGAGTTATAGGCGGGCATCCTGGGCAGGGTGCGGAAGACCAAGGCCATGAAGGGGATGAGGAAGATCATGGAACGAGTGCTGATCCAACTCATATTATTGATGGAGCCTTGGTGTGCTTCCACGAGAAACAT TTGTACAGTCAATGTGATGAGTCCTGCATACTGATAGCGAAAGGAGAGCTCCACGTACCCCATGATCATGTCGATGAGTTTTGTAGCGGACCTTGCCTCGAGGAAACAAACCTTGTGTTAGACTACATAGATGGAATTATGGATCACTTCATATTCTTTAACAAGGCCACCACTCAGGATGTTAGGGAAACAATTCTAGATGGTTGTGGCCATGGTGATAAAAGAA GGTTCTTCGATATAGGAGAGCATATTGAAGCTGATGAAGGAAGGGGAATCATTGGTAGCAAGGCTACGAAGACTGTACTGTCTGACATTCTGATTTCAATCATAGGGCAAATTGTATTACTACTGTAA
- the LOC110790519 gene encoding uncharacterized protein isoform X1 translates to MAYSLKIGIYVLVTLVICTVIISFFSAVEEYDYEPEIGVIGGHPGQGAEDQGHEGDEEDHGTSADPTHIIDGALVCFHEKHKLYSQCDESCILIAKGELHVPHDHVDEFCSGPCLEETNLVLDYIDGIMDHFIFFNKATTQDVRETILDGCGHGDKRRFFDIGEHIEADEGRGIIGSKATKTVLSDILISIIGQIVLLL, encoded by the exons ATGGCATACTCACTCAAAATCGGAATATATGTTCTGGTGACTTTAGTTATTTGTACTGTTATTATCAGTTTCTTCTCAG cGGTAGAAGAATATGATTATGAGCCAGAAATTGGAGTTATAGGCGGGCATCCTGGGCAGGGTGCGGAAGACCAAGGCCATGAAGGGGATGAGGAAGATCATGGAACGAGTGCTGATCCAACTCATATTATTGATGGAGCCTTGGTGTGCTTCCACGAGAAACAT AAGTTGTACAGTCAATGTGATGAGTCCTGCATACTGATAGCGAAAGGAGAGCTCCACGTACCCCATGATCATGTCGATGAGTTTTGTAGCGGACCTTGCCTCGAGGAAACAAACCTTGTGTTAGACTACATAGATGGAATTATGGATCACTTCATATTCTTTAACAAGGCCACCACTCAGGATGTTAGGGAAACAATTCTAGATGGTTGTGGCCATGGTGATAAAAGAA GGTTCTTCGATATAGGAGAGCATATTGAAGCTGATGAAGGAAGGGGAATCATTGGTAGCAAGGCTACGAAGACTGTACTGTCTGACATTCTGATTTCAATCATAGGGCAAATTGTATTACTACTGTAA
- the LOC110790519 gene encoding uncharacterized protein isoform X4, whose protein sequence is MAYSLKIGIYVLVTLVICTVIISFFSAVEEYDYEPEIGVIGGHPGQGAEDQGHEGDEEDHGTSADPTHIIDGALVCFHEKHKLYSQCDESCILIAKGELHVPHDHVDEFCSGPCLEETNLVLDYIDGIMDHFIFFNKATTQDVRETILDGCGHGDKRSAISYIIYIIGSSI, encoded by the exons ATGGCATACTCACTCAAAATCGGAATATATGTTCTGGTGACTTTAGTTATTTGTACTGTTATTATCAGTTTCTTCTCAG cGGTAGAAGAATATGATTATGAGCCAGAAATTGGAGTTATAGGCGGGCATCCTGGGCAGGGTGCGGAAGACCAAGGCCATGAAGGGGATGAGGAAGATCATGGAACGAGTGCTGATCCAACTCATATTATTGATGGAGCCTTGGTGTGCTTCCACGAGAAACAT AAGTTGTACAGTCAATGTGATGAGTCCTGCATACTGATAGCGAAAGGAGAGCTCCACGTACCCCATGATCATGTCGATGAGTTTTGTAGCGGACCTTGCCTCGAGGAAACAAACCTTGTGTTAGACTACATAGATGGAATTATGGATCACTTCATATTCTTTAACAAGGCCACCACTCAGGATGTTAGGGAAACAATTCTAGATGGTTGTGGCCATGGTGATAAAAGAAGTGCAATATCCtacattatttatattata GGTTCTTCGATATAG
- the LOC110790519 gene encoding uncharacterized protein isoform X3 codes for MAYSLKIGIYVLVTLVICTVIISFFSAVEEYDYEPEIGVIGGHPGQGAEDQGHEGDEEDHGTSADPTHIIDGALVCFHEKHKLYSQCDESCILIAKGELHVPHDHVDEFCSGPCLEETNLVLDYIDGIMDHFIFFNKATTQDVRETILDGCGHGFFDIGEHIEADEGRGIIGSKATKTVLSDILISIIGQIVLLL; via the exons ATGGCATACTCACTCAAAATCGGAATATATGTTCTGGTGACTTTAGTTATTTGTACTGTTATTATCAGTTTCTTCTCAG cGGTAGAAGAATATGATTATGAGCCAGAAATTGGAGTTATAGGCGGGCATCCTGGGCAGGGTGCGGAAGACCAAGGCCATGAAGGGGATGAGGAAGATCATGGAACGAGTGCTGATCCAACTCATATTATTGATGGAGCCTTGGTGTGCTTCCACGAGAAACAT AAGTTGTACAGTCAATGTGATGAGTCCTGCATACTGATAGCGAAAGGAGAGCTCCACGTACCCCATGATCATGTCGATGAGTTTTGTAGCGGACCTTGCCTCGAGGAAACAAACCTTGTGTTAGACTACATAGATGGAATTATGGATCACTTCATATTCTTTAACAAGGCCACCACTCAGGATGTTAGGGAAACAATTCTAGATGGTTGTGGCCATG GGTTCTTCGATATAGGAGAGCATATTGAAGCTGATGAAGGAAGGGGAATCATTGGTAGCAAGGCTACGAAGACTGTACTGTCTGACATTCTGATTTCAATCATAGGGCAAATTGTATTACTACTGTAA